In Methylomagnum ishizawai, one DNA window encodes the following:
- a CDS encoding nitrate/nitrite transporter has product MNLKEFKQAGHWPTLLSAFLYFDVSFMVWVMLGPLSLYISKDLGIPVGEKFTLVAIPILSGAVFRIVLGSLADHLGAKLTGILAQVLVIAGMAYVFLFGLGSKLEVELLGGLLGVAGASFAVALPQASRWYPPKFQGIVMGIAGAGNMGVVLDSMIVPVLAEKFGWQAVFGFLMIPLLVVLLIYAILVKDAPDKRAPVTVANYAAVLKDSDCWWFMFFYSITFGGFVGLGNALPLYFTSWYHVSGVAAGLMAAIVVFAGSMFRPLGGYLADRLGGIKVLQVLFVLVALCYLAISFMPEGPAAPSTSTEAKVAGWGFLELPAMAWGAVAIFFVGTLSLGMGNGSVFQLVPLRFRKEIGVVTGLVGCAGGVGGFFLAKTLGWSWEMQHGFALGFSVFALLPLFGLGGLLLVKRRWRTTWGAVAEARV; this is encoded by the coding sequence ATGAATCTCAAGGAATTCAAACAAGCGGGCCATTGGCCGACGCTGTTATCGGCCTTTTTATATTTCGACGTGTCCTTCATGGTCTGGGTGATGCTGGGGCCGCTGTCGCTCTATATCAGCAAAGACCTGGGGATTCCGGTCGGGGAGAAATTCACCCTGGTGGCCATCCCCATCCTATCGGGGGCGGTGTTCCGCATCGTCCTGGGTTCGTTGGCCGACCATCTCGGGGCCAAGCTGACCGGCATCCTGGCCCAGGTCTTGGTCATCGCCGGGATGGCCTATGTGTTCTTGTTCGGGTTGGGGTCCAAGTTGGAGGTGGAGTTGCTGGGCGGATTGCTTGGCGTGGCCGGGGCCAGCTTCGCCGTGGCTTTGCCGCAGGCCAGCCGTTGGTATCCGCCCAAGTTCCAGGGCATCGTGATGGGCATCGCCGGGGCGGGCAATATGGGCGTGGTGCTGGACTCGATGATCGTGCCGGTGCTGGCGGAGAAATTCGGTTGGCAGGCGGTGTTCGGCTTCCTGATGATCCCGCTGCTCGTCGTGCTGCTCATCTATGCCATCCTGGTCAAGGACGCCCCGGACAAGCGGGCGCCGGTCACGGTCGCCAATTACGCGGCGGTGTTGAAGGATTCGGATTGCTGGTGGTTCATGTTCTTCTATTCCATCACCTTCGGCGGCTTCGTGGGGCTGGGGAATGCGCTGCCTTTGTATTTCACCAGCTGGTACCACGTTTCCGGGGTCGCGGCGGGCTTGATGGCGGCCATCGTGGTGTTCGCCGGGTCGATGTTCCGGCCTTTGGGCGGCTATCTGGCCGACCGGCTGGGTGGCATCAAGGTTTTGCAGGTGTTGTTCGTGCTGGTCGCGCTGTGCTATCTCGCGATCTCGTTCATGCCGGAAGGCCCGGCCGCGCCCAGCACCAGCACTGAGGCCAAGGTGGCGGGCTGGGGCTTCCTGGAATTGCCCGCCATGGCCTGGGGCGCGGTCGCCATCTTCTTCGTGGGCACGCTGTCGCTGGGGATGGGCAATGGCTCGGTGTTCCAATTGGTGCCCTTGCGCTTCCGCAAAGAAATCGGTGTGGTCACGGGCTTGGTGGGCTGCGCCGGGGGCGTGGGCGGCTTCTTCTTGGCGAAGACGCTGGGCTGGTCCTGGGAGATGCAGCATGGGTTCGCCCTGGGGTTCAGCGTGTTCGCGCTGCTGCCCTTGTTCGGGCTGGGCGGGTTGTTGCTGGTCAAGCGGCGCTGGCGCACCACGTGGGGCGCGGTGGCGGAGGCGCGGGTATAG
- a CDS encoding bifunctional protein-serine/threonine kinase/phosphatase, whose amino-acid sequence MTEPCLSFRAAFASLRGRREDNQDFAAIAEPPPRELGLCGAVLAVADGMGGTQGGRVAAETCVRGFLEAWYGLPETLGPEQRVERALAPVNRWVHALGRRDPQLAGMGTTFSAVILRGRRAHLVHVGDSRVYRLRGESLELLSEDHNLDGPGQDHILYRAIGLEARLRIDYAEYPLEPHDRFLLCSDGVHGALKTADLARVLLERATPEATAANLAELALQRGGQDNITALVVDVLALPRADRRALRDWIEALPLLELPELGGMVDGFRLERRLASGRYSALFVASDRGNDTQVVLKFPHPRVADEREYHDAFLREAWIGARVKSPWVAEILEQAPGRQTRLYSVMPFYPGPTLEQWLARRGPPGLEQGIDIALKLCKAVHALHRQRIVHRDIKPDNILLPDAGGLKLLDLGIARLPAWDEDANDPVPGTPSYMAPELFHGGRGGAASDVYALGVTLYRLFGGAYPYGEIEPFAAPRFVGPPQPLTAQRPDLPVWLDAVLERAVAVDPDRRYADSVELAYDLEAGLAKGGGKRTPARRIPLYERDPLAFWKGVALVLFGGLMVCLYRLAGGCG is encoded by the coding sequence ATGACCGAACCTTGCTTGAGTTTCCGCGCCGCCTTCGCCTCCTTGCGGGGGCGGCGCGAGGACAACCAGGATTTCGCCGCCATCGCCGAACCCCCGCCGCGGGAACTGGGCCTGTGCGGGGCGGTGTTGGCGGTGGCGGACGGCATGGGCGGGACGCAGGGCGGGCGAGTCGCCGCCGAGACTTGTGTCCGGGGCTTCCTCGAAGCCTGGTACGGCCTGCCGGAAACCTTGGGACCGGAACAGCGGGTGGAACGGGCCTTGGCCCCGGTCAATCGCTGGGTCCACGCCCTGGGTCGGCGCGATCCTCAATTGGCCGGGATGGGCACCACCTTCAGCGCGGTGATCCTGCGGGGCCGCCGCGCCCATCTGGTGCATGTGGGCGATAGCCGCGTCTACCGCCTGCGCGGGGAAAGCCTGGAACTCCTCTCCGAAGATCATAATCTCGACGGTCCCGGCCAGGACCACATCCTCTACCGCGCCATCGGCCTGGAAGCGCGGCTCCGCATCGATTACGCCGAATATCCCCTTGAACCCCACGACCGTTTCCTGCTGTGCAGCGACGGCGTCCATGGCGCTTTGAAAACCGCCGATCTCGCCCGCGTGCTGCTGGAACGCGCCACGCCGGAAGCCACGGCGGCGAATCTCGCCGAATTGGCCCTGCAACGGGGCGGGCAGGACAATATCACCGCCCTGGTGGTGGATGTCCTCGCCCTGCCCAGGGCCGACCGGCGGGCGCTGCGCGATTGGATCGAGGCTTTGCCTTTGCTGGAATTGCCCGAACTGGGCGGGATGGTGGATGGCTTCCGCTTGGAGCGGCGGCTGGCCTCGGGCCGTTATAGCGCCTTGTTCGTCGCCAGCGACCGGGGCAACGATACCCAGGTGGTGCTGAAATTCCCCCATCCCAGGGTGGCGGACGAGCGCGAATACCACGATGCCTTCCTGCGGGAAGCCTGGATCGGGGCGCGGGTGAAAAGCCCGTGGGTGGCGGAAATCCTGGAACAAGCGCCGGGTCGCCAAACCCGGCTGTATTCGGTGATGCCGTTCTATCCCGGCCCGACCCTGGAGCAGTGGTTGGCGCGGCGGGGTCCGCCCGGTTTGGAGCAGGGCATCGATATCGCCTTGAAGCTGTGTAAGGCGGTCCACGCCCTGCACCGTCAACGCATCGTCCACCGCGATATCAAGCCGGACAACATCCTGTTGCCGGACGCGGGTGGCTTGAAACTGCTGGACTTGGGTATCGCGAGGCTCCCGGCCTGGGACGAAGATGCGAACGATCCCGTGCCGGGCACGCCCAGCTATATGGCCCCCGAGTTGTTCCACGGCGGGCGGGGCGGTGCCGCCAGCGATGTCTACGCGCTGGGCGTGACCCTCTACCGGCTGTTCGGTGGTGCTTATCCTTACGGCGAGATCGAGCCATTCGCCGCGCCGCGTTTTGTCGGCCCGCCCCAGCCCTTGACGGCCCAGCGCCCGGACCTCCCGGTTTGGCTGGATGCGGTGCTGGAACGCGCCGTGGCCGTGGACCCGGACCGGCGCTATGCCGATAGCGTCGAACTGGCCTACGACTTGGAAGCGGGCCTCGCTAAGGGCGGCGGCAAGCGGACCCCGGCGCGGCGGATTCCCCTATACGAGCGCGATCCGTTGGCGTTCTGGAAGGGCGTGGCGCTGGTGCTGTTCGGCGGGCTGATGGTGTGCTTGTATCGGCTGGCGGGCGGGTGCGGATAG
- a CDS encoding ABC transporter permease has protein sequence MPVFLATDLLFFLLLLALGAAVFHAARREPLRRPWRKVARNPAAMVSLVILLAFLALAVLDSIRFPPKAADGVAQYRNEPASLLDLWLAPLKSRTEKTYSAPLAAYAYAKEMIREPGGGERWDYPRLRHGGAHLADPERERLADILATGAKGLAEGFALWLLPLGLGLAGLYRRDRAGCMERLSALLRGQGEVPWRAIGLTVLALCLLGGAVGELGLKYHVLGTGKVGGDVLYQSLKSIRTGLLIGTLTTFATLPLALGFGILAGYFRGWVDDVIQYLYTTLNSIPGVLLIAAAMLVMQGYMARHEAEFASLALRADFRLLALCLILGMTSWTGLCRLLRAETLKLRELEYVQAARALGVGRGMILLRHILPNLFHLVLISVALDFSSLVLAEAVLSYINIGVDPSMDSWGNMINGARLEMARDPVVWWSLAAAFGFMFALVLSANLFADAVRDAFDPRRGD, from the coding sequence ATGCCGGTTTTCCTCGCCACCGACCTCCTGTTTTTCCTGTTATTGCTGGCCCTGGGCGCGGCGGTGTTCCATGCCGCCCGGCGCGAGCCTTTGCGGCGGCCCTGGCGCAAGGTCGCCCGCAATCCCGCCGCCATGGTGTCCTTGGTCATCCTGCTGGCGTTCCTGGCGCTGGCGGTGCTGGATTCGATCCGCTTCCCGCCCAAGGCGGCGGACGGTGTGGCCCAGTACCGCAACGAGCCGGCGAGCCTCTTGGACCTCTGGCTCGCGCCCCTCAAATCCCGCACGGAAAAGACCTATTCCGCGCCGCTCGCGGCCTACGCCTACGCCAAGGAAATGATCCGCGAACCCGGCGGCGGCGAGCGCTGGGATTATCCGCGCTTGCGCCATGGCGGTGCCCATCTGGCCGACCCGGAGCGCGAGCGCCTGGCCGATATCCTCGCGACCGGGGCCAAGGGTTTGGCCGAAGGTTTCGCGCTGTGGTTGCTGCCGCTGGGGCTGGGCTTGGCGGGGTTATATCGGCGCGACCGGGCGGGTTGCATGGAACGCCTGTCCGCCCTGCTGCGTGGCCAAGGTGAAGTGCCGTGGCGGGCCATCGGCCTGACCGTGTTGGCGCTCTGCCTCCTGGGCGGTGCCGTGGGCGAACTCGGCCTGAAATACCATGTGCTGGGCACCGGCAAGGTCGGCGGGGACGTGCTGTATCAAAGCCTCAAAAGTATCCGCACCGGCCTGTTGATCGGCACGCTGACCACGTTCGCCACCCTGCCACTGGCCTTGGGTTTCGGTATCCTGGCCGGGTATTTCCGGGGTTGGGTGGACGATGTGATCCAGTATCTCTATACCACCTTGAATTCCATTCCCGGCGTATTATTGATCGCCGCCGCCATGCTGGTGATGCAAGGCTATATGGCCCGGCACGAGGCGGAATTCGCCAGTCTCGCGCTGCGGGCCGATTTCAGGCTGTTGGCGCTGTGCCTGATCCTGGGAATGACTTCCTGGACCGGGTTATGCCGCTTGCTGCGGGCCGAGACATTGAAACTGCGGGAATTGGAATATGTGCAGGCGGCGCGGGCTTTGGGCGTGGGGCGGGGCATGATTTTGCTGCGGCATATCCTGCCCAATCTGTTTCATTTGGTCTTGATTTCGGTGGCCTTGGATTTCAGTTCGCTGGTGCTGGCCGAGGCGGTATTATCCTATATCAATATCGGGGTCGATCCGAGCATGGATTCCTGGGGCAATATGATTAACGGGGCGCGGCTGGAAATGGCCCGCGATCCGGTGGTGTGGTGGTCCTTGGCGGCGGCGTTCGGGTTTATGTTCGCCTTGGTGTTGTCGGCCAATTTGTTCGCGGATGCGGTAAGGGATGCGTTCGATCCGCGGCGGGGGGATTGA
- the nirB gene encoding nitrite reductase large subunit NirB, translated as MSKQKLILVGNGMAGMRTVEELLKRAPNRYDITVFGAEPHTNYNRILLSPVLTGEKRLQDIVIHDEAWYAERDITLHKGRPIAAIDRHKRRVRTADGLELGYDRLLLATGSLPFILPVPGKDLDGVIGFRDIGDVNRMLEACAQYSHAVVIGGGLLGLEAANGLRQRGMKVTVVHLLDTLMERQLDKPASDLLKAALEKSGLEFKLEAQTEALLGEEGRVKAVRFKDGAEIPADLVVMAVGIRPNVELAKAAGLHCERGILVDDGLKTFDPHIYAVGECVQHRGQLFGLVAPLFEQAKICAEHLAGSSAAAYESSATSTKLKVTGIDVFSAGEFQGGADTEELVFQDRGRGVYKKLVLRDNRIQGAVLYGDTADGAWYFQLMREGTDIAAIREQVLFGQAQVDAAGAAPVNRAAALPDGAEVCGCNGVCKKTIVDAIVGHKLSSLDEVRAQTKASASCGSCTGLVEQILQHTLGEAYAAGGAKKSLCKCTEHSHEEIRAAIRERNLKSIPELMRALAWKTPDGCHSCRPALNYYLLCAWPEDYRDDPQSRFVNERKHANIQKDGTYSVIPRIWGGVTSAQELRAIADVAEKFQVPCVKITGGQRIDLLGVPGEQLPDIWAELNQHGLVSGHAYGKALRTVKTCVGQEWCRFGTQDSTRMGIELEQMTWGSWTPHKFKMAVSGCPRNCAEATIKDFGVVAVESGWELHVGGNGGIKVRATDLLCKVGTAEEVKEYCGAFMQLYREEARYLERTAPWIERVGLDFVKRHIVEDAAGRKALYARFLQSQAPAQVDPWAELSKQREQFAPLHKLG; from the coding sequence ATGAGCAAGCAGAAACTGATCCTGGTCGGCAATGGCATGGCCGGTATGCGCACTGTGGAAGAACTCCTGAAACGGGCGCCCAACCGGTACGACATCACCGTGTTCGGGGCCGAGCCGCACACCAATTACAACCGCATCCTGCTGTCCCCGGTGCTGACCGGGGAAAAGCGCCTGCAAGATATCGTCATCCACGACGAGGCTTGGTACGCCGAGCGCGATATCACCCTCCACAAGGGCCGTCCCATCGCCGCCATCGACCGCCACAAGCGCCGGGTCCGCACGGCGGATGGCCTGGAACTCGGCTACGACCGGCTATTGCTCGCCACCGGCTCGCTGCCGTTCATCTTGCCGGTGCCGGGCAAGGATTTGGACGGCGTTATCGGCTTCCGCGATATCGGCGATGTGAACCGGATGCTGGAAGCTTGCGCGCAATACTCCCATGCCGTGGTGATCGGTGGCGGCTTGCTCGGCCTCGAAGCCGCCAACGGCCTCCGGCAGCGCGGCATGAAAGTCACCGTGGTGCATTTGCTCGACACGCTGATGGAGCGGCAATTGGATAAGCCCGCCTCCGACCTGCTGAAAGCCGCGCTGGAAAAGAGCGGCTTGGAATTCAAACTGGAAGCCCAGACTGAAGCCTTGTTGGGCGAGGAGGGGCGGGTGAAGGCGGTCAGGTTCAAGGACGGCGCGGAAATCCCCGCCGATCTGGTGGTGATGGCCGTGGGTATCCGCCCCAATGTGGAACTGGCGAAAGCCGCCGGGCTGCACTGCGAACGCGGCATCCTGGTGGACGACGGCCTCAAGACCTTCGATCCGCATATCTACGCTGTGGGCGAATGCGTGCAGCATCGCGGCCAGTTGTTCGGGCTGGTCGCGCCCTTGTTCGAGCAGGCCAAGATTTGCGCCGAGCATCTGGCTGGGTCGAGCGCCGCCGCCTACGAAAGCTCGGCGACCTCCACCAAGCTCAAAGTGACCGGCATCGATGTGTTCTCCGCCGGGGAGTTCCAGGGCGGCGCGGATACCGAGGAACTGGTGTTCCAGGACCGGGGGCGGGGTGTCTACAAGAAGCTGGTGCTGCGCGATAACCGCATCCAGGGCGCGGTGCTATACGGCGATACCGCCGACGGGGCTTGGTATTTCCAGCTGATGCGCGAGGGCACCGATATCGCGGCGATCCGCGAGCAAGTGCTGTTCGGCCAGGCCCAGGTGGATGCGGCGGGCGCGGCTCCGGTCAATCGTGCCGCCGCCTTGCCGGACGGGGCCGAGGTCTGCGGCTGCAATGGCGTGTGCAAGAAAACCATCGTCGATGCCATCGTCGGCCACAAGCTGTCCAGCCTGGACGAGGTGCGGGCGCAGACCAAGGCGTCGGCTTCCTGCGGCTCTTGCACCGGCTTGGTCGAGCAAATCCTGCAACACACCTTGGGCGAGGCTTATGCGGCGGGCGGAGCCAAGAAATCCCTGTGCAAATGTACCGAACACAGCCACGAAGAAATCCGCGCCGCCATCCGCGAACGCAATCTCAAGAGCATTCCCGAACTGATGCGGGCGCTGGCCTGGAAAACCCCGGATGGTTGCCATAGCTGCCGCCCGGCCCTGAATTATTACCTGCTGTGCGCCTGGCCGGAGGACTACCGCGACGATCCCCAATCCCGCTTCGTCAACGAGCGCAAGCACGCCAATATCCAGAAGGACGGCACCTATTCGGTGATCCCGCGCATCTGGGGCGGCGTCACCAGCGCCCAGGAACTCAGGGCCATCGCCGATGTGGCGGAAAAATTCCAAGTCCCCTGTGTCAAGATCACCGGCGGCCAGCGCATCGACCTGTTGGGCGTGCCGGGCGAGCAATTGCCGGATATTTGGGCGGAATTGAACCAGCACGGGCTGGTGTCGGGCCATGCCTACGGCAAGGCGCTACGCACGGTGAAAACCTGCGTCGGCCAGGAATGGTGCCGGTTCGGCACCCAGGATTCGACCCGGATGGGCATCGAACTGGAGCAAATGACCTGGGGTTCTTGGACCCCGCACAAATTCAAGATGGCGGTGTCGGGCTGCCCGCGCAATTGCGCCGAGGCCACCATCAAGGATTTCGGCGTGGTGGCGGTGGAGTCCGGTTGGGAATTGCATGTCGGCGGCAATGGCGGGATCAAGGTGCGGGCCACCGACCTGCTGTGCAAGGTCGGAACCGCCGAGGAGGTGAAGGAATATTGCGGTGCCTTCATGCAGTTGTACCGCGAAGAGGCCCGCTATCTGGAACGCACCGCGCCCTGGATCGAGCGGGTCGGGCTGGATTTCGTCAAGCGCCATATCGTCGAGGACGCGGCGGGGCGCAAGGCGCTGTACGCGCGGTTCCTGCAATCGCAAGCACCGGCCCAGGTCGATCCCTGGGCCGAACTCTCGAAACAGCGCGAGCAATTCGCGCCTTTGCACAAATTGGGGTGA
- a CDS encoding GNAT family N-acetyltransferase, which translates to MTANCSIQRAAPHDAPLIAPLVGELLREIMAAIDLPAFNFDLAETTARLEDFIAQDQYFVFLARTVDGNPAGFIALYESRALYAEGTFGTIAELFVRPGFRSQTLGRRLLEQARELAHARGWKRLEVTTPPLPQFDKTLAFYQNQGFAITGGRKLKVVL; encoded by the coding sequence ATGACGGCAAACTGTTCCATCCAGCGCGCGGCCCCGCACGACGCCCCATTAATCGCCCCCCTGGTGGGCGAATTACTCCGGGAAATCATGGCTGCGATAGACCTCCCAGCCTTCAATTTCGATCTCGCCGAAACCACGGCGCGGCTCGAAGATTTCATCGCCCAGGATCAATACTTCGTCTTCCTCGCCCGAACCGTGGATGGAAATCCGGCGGGATTCATCGCGCTCTACGAAAGCCGCGCCCTTTATGCCGAAGGTACTTTCGGCACGATTGCGGAATTATTCGTACGCCCCGGTTTCCGCTCGCAAACCTTGGGTCGGCGTTTACTCGAACAAGCGCGGGAATTGGCTCATGCCCGCGGTTGGAAACGCCTGGAAGTCACCACGCCGCCCCTACCCCAGTTCGATAAAACCTTGGCCTTCTACCAAAACCAAGGCTTCGCCATCACCGGCGGACGCAAGCTCAAGGTGGTTTTATGA
- a CDS encoding ABC transporter permease codes for MLHYILRRLLYAVPLLLGINLLTFLLFFVVNTPEDMARMHLGQKHVTPEAVQKWKRERGYDLPLFWNDQAQGGGQATQTIFYQKSLGLFLFRFGRSDEGRDIGADIRQRMWPSLAIAVPSLLAGLLADISVALLLVFFRLTYLEFWGVALCVAAMSVSTLFYIIGGQYLLGKLLQLTPISGYDTGLDAVRFIILPVVIGVVAGIGSGARWYRTLFLEEVEKDYVRTARAKGLSEPQVLFRHVLKNAMIPILTGVVVVLPLLFTGSLMTESFFAIPGLGSYTIDAIAQQDFAIVRSMVFLGSALYILGLLLTDLSYTLVDPRVSLG; via the coding sequence ATGCTCCATTACATCCTCCGCCGCCTGCTCTACGCCGTCCCGCTCTTGCTCGGCATCAACCTCCTGACCTTCCTGCTGTTCTTCGTGGTCAACACGCCCGAGGACATGGCGCGGATGCATCTCGGCCAAAAGCATGTCACCCCCGAGGCCGTGCAGAAATGGAAGCGCGAACGCGGCTACGACCTGCCCTTGTTCTGGAACGATCAAGCCCAGGGCGGCGGACAAGCCACCCAAACCATCTTCTACCAGAAATCGCTGGGCCTGTTCCTGTTCCGCTTCGGGCGTTCGGACGAGGGCCGCGATATTGGCGCGGATATCCGGCAGCGCATGTGGCCTTCGCTCGCCATCGCCGTGCCGTCCTTGCTGGCGGGGCTGCTGGCCGATATCAGCGTGGCCTTGCTCTTGGTATTCTTCCGGCTCACTTATCTGGAATTCTGGGGCGTGGCCTTATGCGTGGCCGCGATGTCGGTTTCGACCTTGTTCTATATCATCGGCGGCCAATATCTCTTGGGGAAGCTCTTGCAACTCACGCCGATTTCCGGCTATGACACCGGCTTGGACGCCGTGCGTTTCATTATCCTGCCGGTGGTGATCGGCGTGGTGGCGGGAATAGGTTCCGGGGCGCGCTGGTATCGGACCCTGTTTCTGGAAGAAGTGGAAAAGGATTATGTCCGTACCGCCCGCGCCAAGGGTTTATCCGAGCCGCAGGTCTTGTTCCGCCATGTGCTAAAAAATGCCATGATCCCGATTTTGACCGGCGTGGTGGTGGTTTTGCCTTTGTTATTCACCGGCAGTTTGATGACCGAATCGTTTTTCGCCATCCCCGGTTTGGGCAGTTATACCATCGACGCCATCGCCCAGCAGGATTTCGCCATTGTGCGGTCGATGGTGTTCCTGGGTTCGGCGCTGTATATCCTGGGATTATTGCTGACCGATTTATCTTATACCCTGGTCGATCCCCGTGTGAGTTTGGGATGA
- the nirD gene encoding nitrite reductase small subunit NirD — protein MGEWIEIGHIDDIPPQAARTVATAFGDIAVFRTVDDRFFAVRDRCPHKGGPLSQGIVHGGRVACPLHNWVIDLATGEAVAPDKGCAHRYAVKVEAGRVYLGALAR, from the coding sequence ATGGGCGAATGGATCGAAATCGGCCACATCGACGATATCCCGCCGCAAGCCGCCCGCACGGTGGCGACGGCCTTCGGCGATATCGCGGTATTCCGCACGGTGGACGACCGCTTTTTCGCGGTGCGCGACCGCTGCCCGCACAAGGGCGGGCCGCTGTCGCAGGGGATCGTGCATGGTGGGCGGGTCGCCTGTCCCTTGCATAACTGGGTGATCGATCTGGCCACGGGCGAGGCGGTGGCCCCGGACAAGGGCTGCGCCCATCGTTATGCGGTGAAGGTGGAGGCGGGGCGGGTTTATTTGGGGGCGTTGGCGCGGTGA
- a CDS encoding nuclease-related domain-containing protein: MTAIFTVILGLLPVLALTRVLVRSKGFKGFAGEFRVRWSAWLFLSRSEYKALHNVTLPTHDGTTQIDHIFVSRYGIFVVETKNFGGWIFGDPDQATWTQQLYSKTFAFQNPLRQNYKHTQTLAALLGIPHAKIHSVIVFVGNSRFKTVMPDNVTQADGYIRYIQAKQARLFSPSEVDAMVRAIKARRLRPSLATQRAHVKQLEQRHKNRKARRIR, from the coding sequence ATGACGGCGATCTTCACGGTTATCCTGGGATTATTACCCGTCCTGGCATTAACCCGCGTCCTCGTCCGCAGCAAAGGCTTCAAAGGATTTGCCGGGGAGTTCCGGGTCCGGTGGTCGGCTTGGTTATTCCTGAGTAGAAGCGAATATAAAGCCCTGCATAACGTGACCTTACCCACCCACGACGGGACGACCCAGATCGACCATATCTTCGTGTCCCGCTACGGGATATTCGTGGTGGAGACCAAGAATTTTGGTGGCTGGATATTCGGCGACCCGGATCAAGCCACCTGGACGCAGCAACTCTATAGCAAGACCTTCGCCTTCCAGAACCCGCTACGCCAAAACTATAAGCATACCCAGACGCTCGCCGCCTTATTAGGCATACCCCACGCAAAAATCCATTCGGTCATCGTTTTCGTGGGCAATAGCCGCTTCAAAACCGTGATGCCGGATAACGTCACCCAGGCCGATGGATATATCCGTTATATCCAAGCGAAACAGGCGCGACTCTTCAGCCCAAGCGAAGTCGATGCCATGGTCCGTGCCATCAAGGCACGGCGATTAAGACCCTCGTTGGCAACCCAACGGGCGCATGTGAAGCAACTCGAACAGCGCCATAAGAACCGCAAAGCGCGTAGAATACGCTGA